A region of the Pseudomonas sp. J452 genome:
TTCGGCTTCTTCGCCGAGTTTATCCTGCTCTCGGTCGCGCTGGTCGACCGCGTCAATGGCGAGCGGGCGGCGCGCATGGCGGCGCAGAACGAACTGATCGGCGAGCGCGAGGCGCGTCTGGCCAGCCAGCAGCAGCTGCTAGACGAACAGGCCCGGCTCAACGAGGAACTGGAGCTCAGGGTGCAGGCGCGCACCGTCGAGCTGCAGCAGTCGACGCGAGAACTGGCCGAGGCCAATTCCGTGCTGACCCGCCTGAGCAACACCGACGCGCTGACTCAACTGGCCAACCGACGTCACTGCGACCAGCAGTTGGCACAGCAGGACAACATCCGGCTGGCGGTGCTGGTGCTCGATATCGACCACTTCAAGCGGATCAACGATGGTTACGGCCATCCCTTCGGCGACCGCTGCATCGCCGCCGTGGCCGAGGTGCTGCGTGGCGGCGCGCGGCGTACCGGCGACTTGGCCGCGCGCTATGGCGGCGAGGAGTTCTTGCTGGTGCTGAGTGACGTCGACCTGGCCGGCGCGACGGCCATGGCCGAGCGCATCCGCGCCGAGGTGGCGGCGCTCGACTTGCAGCAGCGTGGCGTTAGCGTTTCGCTGAGCGTGAGCATCGGCCTGGTTCACCACGATGGCCAGGCGCCGTTGCGCATGCAGGCGCTGATCGATGCCGCGGATCAGGCGCTGTACGCGGCCAAGGAGAGTGGGCGCAATCGGGTGTGCATCGCCAACTGACCCTTGGTTGGTGTGCGGCGCCGTCCGGGCCAAGGTGGCCTGACTGCAGAAAGCACTACGCCGCAGGATCGCTGCGGCGTAGGAGTGGGACGGTTCGGCGCGTCAGTCCAGTTTCAGCACTTTGGCCAGGACGATCTTCGGGCCCCTCATCTTCTTGACGATGATGCGCAGGCCCTCGGTTTCCAGCTCCTCTTCCGGCACGCGGTTGAGGCTCTCGTAGACCAGAGCCCGGCCAGGGTCTCGGCCTCGATATGGTCGATGCCGAGCAGGCGCTCGATTTTGAACAGCGGGGTGTCGCCGCGCACCAGCAGCTTGCCCGGCTGGTAGGCGAGGATGGCGCGCTTGGCCTTGTGGTGTTCGTCCTGGATATCGCCGACCAGGGCTTCCAGCACGTCTTCCATGGTCAGGAAGCCGATCACCTTGCCGTCGGCCTGGCCCTGGAATCGATTCCGTTCAACTTCGCCCAACCGGTCGACAGCCTGCCCAACTTCGCCGTCGGCGGCGAGTGAGCAACGCCAGGCTGTCGGTTGTCGATTCGGGGTGAACAGGCTTTAGGCGCAGTCTTATCGACCCCGTCATGGGTGCGTTCTGCACCTTGGGTCCCACCTGTCAGCTCACGCAGCCGCCGACCCCGCCAGCCGGAGTTAGCCGCTGCCCTGCTCAGCGAGCGGGCAGCGGCTCGTGCCTCTCTCGCCCTACTGCAACTTGCGCAGGATGAAGTTGGTGAGGCTTTCCTCGGTGCTGGCTATCTTCAGCGCCGGCACTATGAACCCAGCCTTCAGCCCGACTGCCCGGGCCTGATCACGCAGGGTGCGGGCATGGTAGGGGTGGTGGTAGAGGATGCCGGTGCTGGTCGGTGCCGTGACCGGTACGCCGTCGGTGGCGACCCAGATCTCCGGGTCGCCGGCGTCCATCATGTGCAGGAAGTCCACTTCCTGGCGGTAGGCCACGGTGCTGGAGCGGTACAGATCGGCCGTGCTGCGGACGCCGTAGAAGTTTGGCCCGCTGCTGCCCATATCCTCCACCGACCAGTTGTACTGGGCGAACACCTGCTCCCAACCGATGACATCCATGGTGGATTGAGTCTGGCTCGCCGCCGCGCCGCGAACGCGGGTGGACTGCTGCTCCACCGGGTCGGTACTGCTGAGGTTGGCCATGTCGTCGTGGAAGGCCAGCCACAGCGCGATGCTGGCGCCGGCGGAGCTGCCGAGCAGTACCACGCGCTGCGGGTCGATGTTGTAGCGCGTGTCCTGCTTCAGGTACTGCAGCGCACGCTGGGCGCCGCGCAACGACTTGATCAGGCCCACCGTCTCGCCGCTCTTGCTGATCAGCGGATAGTTGATGCTGGCGAATGCGGCGCCTTTGGCCAGCAGGGCCTTGATCAGCTTCTGGTTGCTACTGCTGTAGGCGTCTTCCTTGGCGCCGGAGGAGAAACCGCCGCCGTGAATGAAGATCGCCAGCGGCGTGCGCGTCTTGCTGTTGTAGGCGCTCTTGGGCAGGAAGATGTCGAAGCGGTGACGGGTATCTGCACCGTAGGCAGCGTTCTTCACGAAGTAGGCGTTGTTGCCGTCCAGGGTGAAGGGTGGGGTGCTGGTTGGCAGGGTGCTGCTCGACACGCTGGGCGCTTCGGCTGGTGGCGGGCTCTCTGCAGCGTCCCGGTTCAGGCGTTCCTCCAGCAGCTCGCGCAGGCGCTGGGAGGTGTCGGATGCGGCAGAGGCTGAAGGTGTGGCGAGTGTGGCGCCGAGTAGAGTGAGCAGGGCGGCACAGGTGGCGCGGCGAAGGCGGTGCGCAGGGTGACGAACAGTGTGGGTCATGACGGTCTCGGTATTCTGAGAACCGCTCAATCGAGGTACATCTCTTCCACGAGTTGCGACTGCATCCAGGCTGATACTTCGAAGCGGCTGGGCTTAAGGAATGTCCGGCGAACCCGGACGGGGCGCAGTGTGGGTGTATCAGGGAGTGAAGAAAAGGGCGCAGGCCGCATATTTTTAGCGTCAAAATTCAGTTATTTCGCAACTTTATAGTCCAGAAAGTGCCATTACTGGCGCATTGCCGGCAGAGCGCAGCGACTGCTGTTTCGACTTATGCCAAATGGTTATTGGCGTTTTGGCGGCATAAATTTGACGAAATCGGAATTCCGCATCCGTTCTGCCTGCTTCTTGTACAGGCAGCTAACGGACAGGCGGTAGTCAATGCGCGGCCATACCCTGAGCGGCGGCATGCTCAACGGCTCGAGCTGCCGCCGATTGACCTCGCGCCGTGGCGGCGCTCAGTCCAGTTTCAGCACCTTGGCCAGGACGATCTTCGGGCCCTTCATCTTCTTGACGATGATGCGCAGGCCTTCGGTCTCCAGCACCTCTTCCTCTTCCGGCACCCGGTTGAGGCTCTCGTAGACCAGCCCAGCCAGGGTTTCCGCCTCGATATGGTCGAGGTCGATGCCGAGCAGGCGTTCGATCTTGAACAGCGGGGTGTCGCCGCGCACCAGCAGCTTGCCCGGCTGGTAGGCGAGGATGCCGCGTTCGGCCTTGTGGTGTTCGTCCTGGATATCGCCGACCAGGGCCTCCAGCACGTCTTCCATGGTCAGGAAGCCGATCACCTTGCCATCAGCCTCCTCGACCAGGGCGAAATGCGCGCCACCCTGGCGGAACTGTTCCAGCAGGCTGGACAGCGGCATGTGCTTGGTCACCCGCTCCAGCGGGTGCAGCAACTCGACGAGCTTGAACTTGGACGGCAGCATTTCCAGCAACGACAGCTGCAGCAGCAGGTCCTTGATATGCAGCAGGCCGATGAAGTGGCCGGCTTCCTCGTCGTACACCGGGAAGCGGCTGTACTTGTGGCGGCGGAACAGGCTGAACACTTCATCCAGCTGGGCGTCGCTGTTGAGGTAGACCAGGTCTTCACGCGAGTTGGCCCAGTCGACCACTTCCAGTTCGCCCATTTCCACGGCCGAGGCCAGTACACGCATGTCCTGGTCGCTGGGGTCGCTGGCGCGGCTGGAGTGGAGGATCAGTTTGAGCTCGTCGCGGCTGTAGTGATGCTCGTGGTGTGGCCCCGGCTCGCCCTGGCCGGCAAAGCGCAGGATGGCGTTGGCGCTGGCGTTGAGCAGGAAGATCGCCGGGTACATGGCCCAGTAGAACAGGTACAGCGGCACGGCCGTCCACAGCGACAGCAGTTCCGGCTTGCGGATCGCCCAGGACTTCGGTGCCAGCTCGCCGACCACGATATGCAGGTAGGAAATGATGAAGAAGGCGAAGAAGAAGGCTATGCCGTGGACCAGCTTCTCCGACTCGATGCCGAGCATGCCCAGCAGTGGCGTGAGCAGTTCGGCAAAGGCCGGCTCGCCGACCCAGCCGAGGCCCAGCGAGGCCAGGGTGATGCCCAGCTGGCAGGCCGACAGGTAGGCGTCGAGCTGGTTGTGCACAGTGCGCAGGATCTGCCCACGCCAGCCGTTCTGCTCGGCGATGGCCTCGACCTTGGTCGAGCGCAGCTTGACCATGGCGAACTCGGCGGCGACGAAGAAACCGTTGAGCAGAACGAGAAACAGGGCGAACAGGACAAGGCCAATATCGGCGAAGAGGGCGGAGCTGGAGAGACTAGAGGAAGGGTCCATGGGGGCTTTGGTTGGCGAATGACCGCTAAAGGGTGGCGGCTGGCGCCGACGATTGCAAGTCGGCGACCAGGCGCAGGGGTGTCAGCTGCGGCGAATGACCTGCTGCGCCGGGAAGTGACAGGTGAAGGTGCTGCCCTTGCCGGGCACGCTGGCGATGTCCAGGCGGGCGCGATGGCGCAGCAGTACGTGCTTGACGATGGCCAGGCCGATACCGGTGCCGCCGGTGTTGCTGGCCCGGCTGGAGTCGACCCGGTAGAAGCGCTCGGTCAGGCGTGGCAGGTGCTTGGCCTCGATGCCGGGGCCGTTGTCGCTCACGCTGAAGTGCCCGCCTTGTTCGTCGCCCCACCAGCGGATGCGGATCTCGCCTTCGGCCGGGGTGTACTTCACCGCGTTGAACACCAGGTTGGAGAAGGCGCTGCGCAGTTCCGTCTCGCTGCCCTTGAGCTTGAGATGGGCATCGGCTTCCAGGCTGATCCGGTGATGCTTGGCCGCAGAGAGCGCCTGGGCGTCGTTCTTGATGCTCAGTAGCAGCAGGTCGACGGCTATCGGCTGGTTGTCCGAGGGGTAGTCGGTGGCTTCCAGCTTGGCCAGCAGGAGCAGGTCATTCAGCAGGTTCTGCATGCGTGCGCCTTGCTGCTGCATCTGCTGCAGCGCGCGCAGCCAGCGCGGATTGACCTCCTCGACGTTGTCCAGCAGGGTCTCCAGGTAGCCGGCAATCACCGTCAGCGGGGTGCGCAGCTCGTGGGAGACGTTGGCGACGAAATCCTTGCGCATCTGTTCCAGCTGATACAGACGGGTGACGTCGCGTACCAGCATCAGGTGCTCGCGGTTGCCGTACTGGGTGATCTGCAGCTGCAGGCGCAGGTGATCGTTGATCGGCGAGGGCAGCTCCAGGGCCTCCTGGTAATTGCCCTGCTCGAAGTATTCCTTGAAGCGCGGGTGGCGCAGCAGGTTGCTGATCGACTGGCCGCTGTCCTGCGGTGTCTTCAGGCCCAGCAGGGTTTCCGCGGCACGGTTCCACCACTCCAGGTTGCCGTCGCTGTCGAGCATGATCACCGCGTCGCGCAAGGCGGAGGTGGATTCCTGCACGCGGTCGATCACCGCCTGCAGGCGGCCGCGCACGCGCTGGTCGCGGCGTTGCAGGTGATAGATGTTGTCGAACACCTCGCCCCACAGGCCATAGCCTTCGGGTGGCGCCTCGTCCGGCTGGCGATGGCGCAGCCAGTGGTGCAGACGCAGCAGTTGCTTGACGTGCCAGGCCAGGTAGGCGCCGAGGCCGAGCACCAGGGCCCAGGCATACTCGCCGCTGATCAGCCCGAGCAGGGCACAGCAGGTCACTAGCAACAACAGGTGGCGCACTACGGCACCACGCCAGTTCTGGTTCACCTAGCGCATCCTTTCATTTACTGCAGCAAAGCCGGTTTCAGCTTTTGGTGGAGAAACGATAACCGGTGCCGCGTACCGTTTGAACGAGATTTTCGTAGGCCTCGCCCAGGGCCTTGCGCAGGCGGCGGATGTGCACGTCGACGGTGCGTTCTTCCACATACACGTTGCCGCCCCAGACCTGGTCGAGCAGCTGGCCACGGGTGTAGGCGCGCTCCTGGTGGGTCATGAAGAATTGCAGCAGGCGGTATTCGGTGGGGCCCATCTCGGCCGGCTTGCCGTCGATGGTGACGCGGTGGCTGATCGGGTCGAGCAGCAGGCCGCCGACTTCGATCGGCGATTCGCCGTCATTCGGCGCGGCGCGGCGCAGCACGGCCTTGAGCCGGGCCACCAGCTCGCGCGGCGAGAAGGGCTTGGTGATGTAGTCGTCGGCGCCGACTTCCAGGCCCTGGATCTTGTTGTCCTCTTCGCCCTTGGCGGTGAGCATGATGATCGGGATGTCGTCGGTCAGCTCGTCGCGCTTGAGCCGGCGCGCCAGCTCGATGCCGCTGGTGCCGGGCAGCATCCAGTCGAGCAGGATCAGGTCGGGCTTGCGGTCGACGATCAGGGCGTGGGCCTGCTGGGTGTTTTCCGCTTCCATGCAGTCGTAGCCAGCCATTTCCAGCGCCACTGCGATCATCTCGCGGATCGGCGCTTCGTCGTCAACGATCAGGATGTTCTTGCCAACCATGGGGTCCTGCCTCGGTTCATCTGTCTTGCGCCGCATTAGATAACGGAATTATTGCAGCGATGTGACAGCCAGGAGTCCCAGGCTAGCGCAATGCGTAATCCAGCACGATGCCCAACAGGATAGCCAGTCCAGCCCAGTGGTTGTGCAGGAAGGCGGCGAAGCAGGCTTGCGGCGCGCGCTCGCGGGTGCTCCAGAACTCCCAGGCGAAGCAGGCGGCGGCGCCAAACAGGCCGAACAGGAACCAGATACCCAGGCTGAAGCGCGCCCCGGCCATGGCCAGGCACAGCAGGGCCAGACCCTGCAGGGTGAGGATGATCACCCGGTCGGCCTCGCCGAAGAGGATGGCGGTGGATTTGACGCCGATCTTCAGGTCGTCGTCGCGGTCGGTCATCGCGTAGTAGGTGTCGTAGGCCACCGTCCATAGCAGGTTGGCCAGGTACAGCAGCCAGGCATGGGCGGGTGGCAGCTCGCCGGTGACCGCGCTGAACGCCATCGGCATGCCCCAGGAGAAGGCCGCGCCGAGCACCACCTGCGGGTAGAAGGTGTAGCGCTTCATGAACGGGTAGCAGGCGGCCAGGGCCAGGCCGCCGAACGACAGGAGGATGGTGGTCAGGTTGGTGAACAGCACCAGGATGAAGCTCAAGGCCACCAGCACGGCGAACAGGGTCAGCGCCTCGCGCACGCTGATCTTTCCGCTGGCCAGCGGGCGCGCCTGGGTGCGGGCGACGTGGCCGTCGAAGTGGCGGTCGGCATAGTCGTTGATCACGCAGCCGGCGGCGCGCATTAGCAGCACGCCGACCACGAAGATGAACAGCAGCTTGAAGTCCGGCATCCCTTTGCTCGCCACCCACAGGGCCCACAGGGTCGGCCACAGCAGCAGGTAGATGCCGATCGGCTTGTCCAGGCGCATCAGCTGGATGAAGTCCCAGGCGCGTGGGTGCAGGCGGTTCAGCGATTGCAGCAGGGTGGTGTACATCGACGGCTCTCCGGGCGAAGTGGGCCGATTATACGGGGCCGGGCGCTGCCGACTATCGGGCGCTACGTTGGCTGGATCACGCTTTGCCGCTCGGGGCCGGCGGCGTGCGCCCAGTAAGGTAGCTCGGACTTCAGTCCGGGAGGATTGGCGGTGCCCCGGACTGAAGTCCGGGCTACCGGCCTACTGGTCGGCGTGTTCCCAGAACGCCGGCAGGAACACTTCGGCGACCAGCACGCCGAGGCCGTCGCGCCAGAAGCACGAGCGGCGTCCCCACAGGCGTTCCTCGCGCACGCTTTCCGGTAGCCAGGCCTGCGGATAGCGACAGACCTGCAACTCGCCGCGGGCGAAGGCGCGGTCACTGAACAGCAGCTCGCCGAGGGAGCGGCTGCCCAGCTTGCCGAGATCGAAGCCCGAGCCTTCCAGGGCACTGCGCGCGGCCACGCTGCGGGCGAACACCCAGGGCTGTTCGGCGCCGCGCAGGAACACTTCGCGCACCCAGCCCTGGCTGCCGCTAGGCACCTGCAGGGCGGCGCATTCGTCGTTGCGCAGCACCTGCCAGCCCTGCTGCAGCGGCAGTACACTGAATTGCTGCTGGCTGAGCTGGCTGAGGCGCCGGGTCAGCGAGCCCTGGTCGAACAGCCAGTCGCGCTGCAGCGGCGCTGGCGCGGGGTGCAACTGGGCGTTATTGAGCCAGCGAGGCGGGTGGGCAAGCGAGGCTGGGGGCACGGCAACGGCTTCGGCAAGGACGGAAGGCCGCGAGCTTAGCATGAGCCCGCCACGGCGTAGACCGTCGGTGGGGGCTTGCGCCACGGCGCGCGGGCCAGTACAAAGCCTGCTGTTTTTTTGATCAGGTGCTCTGCCCGCAGAGGCCGGCCCTGAAGCCGAGCGATGAGGTGTGTTAATGAAGAAGTGGCAATGTGTGGTCTGTGGCCTGGTCTATGACGAGAGCCTGGGCTGGCCGGATGATGACATCGCCCCCGGTACGCGCTGGGAAGATGTGCCCGCCGACTGGTTGTGCCCGGACTGCGGCGTGGGCAAGGCCGACTTCGAGATGATCGAAATCGGCTGATCGATCGCGCTCATGCAGCGATGAAACGGCGGCCTTCGGGCCGCCGTTTGCGTTTGTGCAGAGCGCGCTGTGGCGGTACGCGCGTACCGGATCGACGGAACGAAACTGGGAATTTGTCGGCCTTTTGGCGTAAATGCCTGCCGTTCTGTCAAAAACGCCTTGCTATTGGTAGCCTAAAACGCAGGCCAGTACTGGCGCGGTGCCGGATGGCGTGCCATTCTCCCTCGGTCTGCCGCAGCGCAGAGCTGTTGCGGCGCCTTGGGCGCTGTTCCGGACGGACAGCACGGACACAAAAACAACAAACCGTCAAAGAGGCATCTATGCGTAAACCCGAACTCGCCGCGGCTATCGCCGAAAAGGCTGACCTGACCAAAGACCAGGCCAATCGTGTACTCAACGCCGTTCTCGAAGAGATCACCGGCGCGCTGAACCGCAAGGACAGCGTGACTCTGGTTGGCTTCGGCACCTTCCTGCAGCGCCATCGTGGCGCGCGTACCGGGAAAAACCCGCAAACCGGCCAGCC
Encoded here:
- a CDS encoding hemolysin family protein, with the translated sequence MDPSSSLSSSALFADIGLVLFALFLVLLNGFFVAAEFAMVKLRSTKVEAIAEQNGWRGQILRTVHNQLDAYLSACQLGITLASLGLGWVGEPAFAELLTPLLGMLGIESEKLVHGIAFFFAFFIISYLHIVVGELAPKSWAIRKPELLSLWTAVPLYLFYWAMYPAIFLLNASANAILRFAGQGEPGPHHEHHYSRDELKLILHSSRASDPSDQDMRVLASAVEMGELEVVDWANSREDLVYLNSDAQLDEVFSLFRRHKYSRFPVYDEEAGHFIGLLHIKDLLLQLSLLEMLPSKFKLVELLHPLERVTKHMPLSSLLEQFRQGGAHFALVEEADGKVIGFLTMEDVLEALVGDIQDEHHKAERGILAYQPGKLLVRGDTPLFKIERLLGIDLDHIEAETLAGLVYESLNRVPEEEEVLETEGLRIIVKKMKGPKIVLAKVLKLD
- the ubiA gene encoding 4-hydroxybenzoate octaprenyltransferase, which gives rise to MYTTLLQSLNRLHPRAWDFIQLMRLDKPIGIYLLLWPTLWALWVASKGMPDFKLLFIFVVGVLLMRAAGCVINDYADRHFDGHVARTQARPLASGKISVREALTLFAVLVALSFILVLFTNLTTILLSFGGLALAACYPFMKRYTFYPQVVLGAAFSWGMPMAFSAVTGELPPAHAWLLYLANLLWTVAYDTYYAMTDRDDDLKIGVKSTAILFGEADRVIILTLQGLALLCLAMAGARFSLGIWFLFGLFGAAACFAWEFWSTRERAPQACFAAFLHNHWAGLAILLGIVLDYALR
- a CDS encoding alpha/beta hydrolase codes for the protein MTHTVRHPAHRLRRATCAALLTLLGATLATPSASAASDTSQRLRELLEERLNRDAAESPPPAEAPSVSSSTLPTSTPPFTLDGNNAYFVKNAAYGADTRHRFDIFLPKSAYNSKTRTPLAIFIHGGGFSSGAKEDAYSSSNQKLIKALLAKGAAFASINYPLISKSGETVGLIKSLRGAQRALQYLKQDTRYNIDPQRVVLLGSSAGASIALWLAFHDDMANLSSTDPVEQQSTRVRGAAASQTQSTMDVIGWEQVFAQYNWSVEDMGSSGPNFYGVRSTADLYRSSTVAYRQEVDFLHMMDAGDPEIWVATDGVPVTAPTSTGILYHHPYHARTLRDQARAVGLKAGFIVPALKIASTEESLTNFILRKLQ
- the phoR gene encoding phosphate regulon sensor histidine kinase PhoR, with the translated sequence MNQNWRGAVVRHLLLLVTCCALLGLISGEYAWALVLGLGAYLAWHVKQLLRLHHWLRHRQPDEAPPEGYGLWGEVFDNIYHLQRRDQRVRGRLQAVIDRVQESTSALRDAVIMLDSDGNLEWWNRAAETLLGLKTPQDSGQSISNLLRHPRFKEYFEQGNYQEALELPSPINDHLRLQLQITQYGNREHLMLVRDVTRLYQLEQMRKDFVANVSHELRTPLTVIAGYLETLLDNVEEVNPRWLRALQQMQQQGARMQNLLNDLLLLAKLEATDYPSDNQPIAVDLLLLSIKNDAQALSAAKHHRISLEADAHLKLKGSETELRSAFSNLVFNAVKYTPAEGEIRIRWWGDEQGGHFSVSDNGPGIEAKHLPRLTERFYRVDSSRASNTGGTGIGLAIVKHVLLRHRARLDIASVPGKGSTFTCHFPAQQVIRRS
- a CDS encoding HU family DNA-binding protein codes for the protein MRKPELAAAIAEKADLTKDQANRVLNAVLEEITGALNRKDSVTLVGFGTFLQRHRGARTGKNPQTGQPVKIKASNTVAFKPGKSLKDAVN
- a CDS encoding rubredoxin; this encodes MKKWQCVVCGLVYDESLGWPDDDIAPGTRWEDVPADWLCPDCGVGKADFEMIEIG
- the phoB gene encoding phosphate regulon transcriptional regulator PhoB, producing the protein MVGKNILIVDDEAPIREMIAVALEMAGYDCMEAENTQQAHALIVDRKPDLILLDWMLPGTSGIELARRLKRDELTDDIPIIMLTAKGEEDNKIQGLEVGADDYITKPFSPRELVARLKAVLRRAAPNDGESPIEVGGLLLDPISHRVTIDGKPAEMGPTEYRLLQFFMTHQERAYTRGQLLDQVWGGNVYVEERTVDVHIRRLRKALGEAYENLVQTVRGTGYRFSTKS
- a CDS encoding chorismate lyase; the encoded protein is MPPASLAHPPRWLNNAQLHPAPAPLQRDWLFDQGSLTRRLSQLSQQQFSVLPLQQGWQVLRNDECAALQVPSGSQGWVREVFLRGAEQPWVFARSVAARSALEGSGFDLGKLGSRSLGELLFSDRAFARGELQVCRYPQAWLPESVREERLWGRRSCFWRDGLGVLVAEVFLPAFWEHADQ